A genomic window from Triticum urartu cultivar G1812 chromosome 7, Tu2.1, whole genome shotgun sequence includes:
- the LOC125522701 gene encoding uncharacterized protein LOC125522701: MGRPEHDGAASPFGFGPSPPLSGASSPSPLLPAPNHAKARFAGRRRHAVVRLICSPFAAVFGTACSAGAAANDVDRATRRPSLEELLRMEASSSDLLDVKQPNEPAEMVDPYDDDDDDGSWKKSAIVVFDLSEGGDKNRRIEDENDEAPLAVSEDQHGAMTCPGDVKEPAEELDAGGAMMSPKALVNVGRLVVVLASLGARSRALKGSYGRLAAGRRVGGANDGKAELFYDRPIPLGRRCRVQHLEESPYL, encoded by the coding sequence ATGGGAAGGCCGGAGCACGATGGGGCTGCGTCGCCGTTCGGGTTCGGCCCGTCCCCGCCTCTCTCCGGCGCGTCGTCCCCTTCGCCGCTGCTACCGGCACCCAACCACGCCAAGGCGAGGTTTGCGGGAAGGAGGAGGCACGCCGTCGTCAGGCTCATCTGCTCCCCCTTCGCCGCCGTCTTCGGAACCGCGTGCTCCGCCGGCGCAGCTGCGAACGACGTCGACCGGGCGACGAGAAGGCCGAGCCTCGAGGAGCTCCTGCGGATGGAAGCGTCGTCGTCCGATCTCCTCGACGTCAAGCAGCCCAACGAACCTGCCGAGATGGTCGACCCgtacgacgacgacgacgacgacggctcCTGGAAGAAGAGCGCCATCGTGGTGTTCGATCTAAGCGAAGGCGGCGACAAGAACCGCCGCATCGAGGACGAGAATGACGAGGCGCCGCTGGCCGTCTCAGAAGACCAGCACGGCGCCATGACCTGCCCCGGCGACGTGAAGGAGCCCGCGGAGGAGCTCGACGCCGGCGGCGCCATGATGTCGCCGAAGGCGCTGGTGAACGTGGGGAGGCTGGTGGTCGTCCTCGCGTCGCTGGGGGCGCGCTCCAGGGCGCTGAAGGGCTCGTACGGCAGGCTGGCAGCCGGTCGCCGTGTCGGCGGTGCCAATGATGGCAAGGCGGAGCTGTTCTACGACCGGCCGATCCCGCTGGGGCGGAGGTGCCGGGTGCAGCACCTGGAGGAGTCCCCTTACCTGTGA